A DNA window from Helianthus annuus cultivar XRQ/B chromosome 15, HanXRQr2.0-SUNRISE, whole genome shotgun sequence contains the following coding sequences:
- the LOC110912212 gene encoding NADH dehydrogenase [ubiquinone] flavoprotein 1, mitochondrial isoform X2 produces the protein MVPMKGVLSLQRAAVLSRLNGNSRVAARLFSTQSATTANTAQPPPPPPPPEKTHFGGLKDEDRIFTNLYGIHDPFLKGAMKRGDWYRTKDIVIKGSDWIVNEMKKSGLRGRGGAGFPSGLKWSFMPKVSDGRPSYLVVNADESEPGTCKDREIMRNDPHRLLEGCLIAGVGMRATAAYIYIRGEYVNERLNLEKARKEAYAAGLLGKNACGSGYDFDVHIHFGAGAYICGEETALLESLEGKQGKPRLKPPFPANAGLYGCPTTVTNVETVAVSPTILRRGPEWFSSFGRKNNSGTKLFCISGHVNKPCTVEEEMSISLKELLERHCGGVRGGWDNLLAVIPGGSSVPLLPKHICEDVLMDFDALKAVQSGLGTAAVIVMDKSTDVVDAIARLSYFYKHESCGQCTPCREGTGWLWMIMERMKTGNAKLEEIDMLQEVTKQIEGHTICALGDAAAWPVQGLIRHFRPELERRIREHAERELLQAAA, from the exons ATG GTACCCATGAAGGGCGTTCTTTCTCTGCAACGGGCTGCTGTGTTGAGCCGTCTAAATGGGAACTCGAGGGTAGCTGCTAGATTATTCAGCACTCAATCTGCAACAACCGCTAATACCGCACAGCCTCCACCACCTCCCCCGCCTCCGGAGAAAACTCACTTCGGTGGCTTGAAAGACGAAGACCGCATATTTACCAACCTTTATGGCATACACGACCCGTTTCTCAAAGGTGCCATGAAGCGTGGTGATTGGTACAGAACTAAAGATATAGTGATCAAGGGTTCGGATTGGATAGTAAACGAAATGAAAAAGTCTGGCCTACGTGGACGTGGCGGTGCTGGTTTTCCGTCCGGTCTCAAATGGTCGTTTATGCCGAAGGTATCTGATGGTCGTCCGTCGTATCTTGTCGTTAACGCTGATGAAAGTGAACCCGGAACGTGTAAAGACAGGGAGATTATGCGAAACGATCCGCATAGACTTCTAGAAGGATGCTTGATTGCCGGAGTGGGTATGCGAGCAACTGCTGCTTATATATACATTCGCGGCGAGTATGTAAACGAGCGGCTTAACCTTGAAAAAGCCAGAAAAGAAGCCTACGCAGCTGGGTTACTTGGCAAAAATGCGTGCGGTTCGGGTTATGATTTCGATGTGCATATACACTTCGGTGCCGGTGCTTACATTTGCGGTGAAGAAACCGCACTTCTCGAGAGCCTTGAGGGTAAGCAGGGAAAACCGAGATTGAAACCCCCTTTCCCAGCTAACGCAGGTCTATACGGGTGCCCAACAACCGTTACAAACGTCGAAACCGTAGCCGTCTCACCTACCATTTTACGACGTGGGCCCGAGTGGTTTTCTAGTTTCGGGAGAAAGAACAATTCCGGGACGAAACTGTTTTGCATATCGGGTCATGTGAACAAGCCATGCACGGTCGAAGAGGAGATGAGCATATCGTTAAAGGAGCTGCTAGAGCGGCATTGTGGCGGTGTTAGGGGCGGGTGGGACAATTTACTGGCGGTAATTCCTGGTGGTTCGTCTGTACCGTTGCTTCCGAAACACATATGTGAGGATGTTTTAATGGATTTCGACGCACTTAAGGCGGTCCAGTCTGGATTAGGTACAGCTGCAGTTATTGTGATGGATAAATCGACGGATGTTGTGGATGCGATTGCGCGGCTTTCGTACTTTTATAAGCATGAGAGTTGCGGTCAGTGTACGCCATGTAGAGAGGGTACGGGATGGCTTTGGATGATCATGGAAAGGATGAAGACCGGGAATGCGAAATTGGAGGAGATTGATATGCTACAAGAGGTGACAAAGCAGATTGAAGGACACACGATTTGCGCGTTGGGTGATGCTGCTGCGTGGCCCGTTCAAGGTCTTATCAGGCATTTTAGGCCTGAGCTCGAAAGGAGGATTAGGGAACACGCTGAAAGAGAGTTGCTTCAGGCAGCTGCTTGA
- the LOC110912211 gene encoding SAGA-associated factor 29 homolog A isoform X2, giving the protein MSSPDVAGILDQSKELDRLRKDQEEILLEINKMHKKLQSTPEVVEKPGDNSLSRLKMLYVQAKELSENEVAVSSQLLSQLDALIPSGPLGQQRRRMGNEQKKKRMKADPDVPRLSPSLRNHLDHLANLKGEQVAARVTQEDDDKDEWFIVKVIHFDRETREFEVLDEEPGDDEPAGQRKYKLPMSHIIPFPKRNDPSTAQDFPPGKHVLAVYPGTTALYKATVVNTRKRKTDDYVLEFDDDEEDGSLPQRHVPFHKVVTLPEGHRQ; this is encoded by the exons ATGTCCTCGCCGGACGTTGCTGGAATCTTGGATCAGTCAAAGGAGCTTGATCGTTTACGGAAAGATCAGGAGGAGATACTTCTTGAAATCAACAAGATGCATAAAAAGCTACAATCAA CTCCTGAGGTGGTGGAGAAACCGGGTGATAATTCTCTTTCAAGGCTTAAGATGCTTTACGTTCAAGCAAAAGAACTTTCAGAAAATGAAGTAGC TGTTTCCAGTCAGTTGTTAAGTCAGTTAGATGCTCTAATACCTTCCGGGCCTCTTGGACAacaaagaagaaggatgg GTAATgaacagaagaagaaaagaatgaaagctgATCCAGATGTACCCAGGCTTTCTCCGTCTCTTCGTAATCATCTTGATCATCTTGCAAACTTAAAGGGCGAACAA GTTGCTGCTAGGGTCACACAGGAGGATGATGACAAAGACGAGTGGTTCATCGTCAAAGTAATTCACTTTGATAGGGAAACACGAGA ATTTGAAGTTCTTGATGAGGAACCAGGTGATGATGAACCAGCTGGCCAGAG AAAATACAAGCTGCCAATGTCACATATTATACCTTTCCCGAAGCGAAATGATCCATCTACCGCTCAAGATTTCCCACCTGGAAAACACGTATTGGCAGTTTATCCTGGAACCACTGCTCTGTATAAAGCAACTGTCGTGAATACTCGCAAG AGGAAAACTGACGA TTATGTTCTTGAGTTTGATGACGACGAGGAAGACGGATCCTTGCCTCAGAGGCACGTGCCCTTCCACAAGGTAGTTACCCTTCCTGAAGGGCATCGCCAATGA
- the LOC110912212 gene encoding NADH dehydrogenase [ubiquinone] flavoprotein 1, mitochondrial isoform X1: MPQHIKPVGCEPFGAVEFIFPVHHSIKKLHCYISYGMVPMKGVLSLQRAAVLSRLNGNSRVAARLFSTQSATTANTAQPPPPPPPPEKTHFGGLKDEDRIFTNLYGIHDPFLKGAMKRGDWYRTKDIVIKGSDWIVNEMKKSGLRGRGGAGFPSGLKWSFMPKVSDGRPSYLVVNADESEPGTCKDREIMRNDPHRLLEGCLIAGVGMRATAAYIYIRGEYVNERLNLEKARKEAYAAGLLGKNACGSGYDFDVHIHFGAGAYICGEETALLESLEGKQGKPRLKPPFPANAGLYGCPTTVTNVETVAVSPTILRRGPEWFSSFGRKNNSGTKLFCISGHVNKPCTVEEEMSISLKELLERHCGGVRGGWDNLLAVIPGGSSVPLLPKHICEDVLMDFDALKAVQSGLGTAAVIVMDKSTDVVDAIARLSYFYKHESCGQCTPCREGTGWLWMIMERMKTGNAKLEEIDMLQEVTKQIEGHTICALGDAAAWPVQGLIRHFRPELERRIREHAERELLQAAA, from the exons ATGCCCCAACACATAAAGCCCGTTGGATGCGAACCATTCGGAGCAGTCGAGTTCATTTTCCCTGTTCATCATTCAATTAAGAAGCTTCATTGCTACATTTCGTATGGTATG GTACCCATGAAGGGCGTTCTTTCTCTGCAACGGGCTGCTGTGTTGAGCCGTCTAAATGGGAACTCGAGGGTAGCTGCTAGATTATTCAGCACTCAATCTGCAACAACCGCTAATACCGCACAGCCTCCACCACCTCCCCCGCCTCCGGAGAAAACTCACTTCGGTGGCTTGAAAGACGAAGACCGCATATTTACCAACCTTTATGGCATACACGACCCGTTTCTCAAAGGTGCCATGAAGCGTGGTGATTGGTACAGAACTAAAGATATAGTGATCAAGGGTTCGGATTGGATAGTAAACGAAATGAAAAAGTCTGGCCTACGTGGACGTGGCGGTGCTGGTTTTCCGTCCGGTCTCAAATGGTCGTTTATGCCGAAGGTATCTGATGGTCGTCCGTCGTATCTTGTCGTTAACGCTGATGAAAGTGAACCCGGAACGTGTAAAGACAGGGAGATTATGCGAAACGATCCGCATAGACTTCTAGAAGGATGCTTGATTGCCGGAGTGGGTATGCGAGCAACTGCTGCTTATATATACATTCGCGGCGAGTATGTAAACGAGCGGCTTAACCTTGAAAAAGCCAGAAAAGAAGCCTACGCAGCTGGGTTACTTGGCAAAAATGCGTGCGGTTCGGGTTATGATTTCGATGTGCATATACACTTCGGTGCCGGTGCTTACATTTGCGGTGAAGAAACCGCACTTCTCGAGAGCCTTGAGGGTAAGCAGGGAAAACCGAGATTGAAACCCCCTTTCCCAGCTAACGCAGGTCTATACGGGTGCCCAACAACCGTTACAAACGTCGAAACCGTAGCCGTCTCACCTACCATTTTACGACGTGGGCCCGAGTGGTTTTCTAGTTTCGGGAGAAAGAACAATTCCGGGACGAAACTGTTTTGCATATCGGGTCATGTGAACAAGCCATGCACGGTCGAAGAGGAGATGAGCATATCGTTAAAGGAGCTGCTAGAGCGGCATTGTGGCGGTGTTAGGGGCGGGTGGGACAATTTACTGGCGGTAATTCCTGGTGGTTCGTCTGTACCGTTGCTTCCGAAACACATATGTGAGGATGTTTTAATGGATTTCGACGCACTTAAGGCGGTCCAGTCTGGATTAGGTACAGCTGCAGTTATTGTGATGGATAAATCGACGGATGTTGTGGATGCGATTGCGCGGCTTTCGTACTTTTATAAGCATGAGAGTTGCGGTCAGTGTACGCCATGTAGAGAGGGTACGGGATGGCTTTGGATGATCATGGAAAGGATGAAGACCGGGAATGCGAAATTGGAGGAGATTGATATGCTACAAGAGGTGACAAAGCAGATTGAAGGACACACGATTTGCGCGTTGGGTGATGCTGCTGCGTGGCCCGTTCAAGGTCTTATCAGGCATTTTAGGCCTGAGCTCGAAAGGAGGATTAGGGAACACGCTGAAAGAGAGTTGCTTCAGGCAGCTGCTTGA
- the LOC110912211 gene encoding SAGA-associated factor 29 homolog A isoform X1, with amino-acid sequence MSSPDVAGILDQSKELDRLRKDQEEILLEINKMHKKLQSTPEVVEKPGDNSLSRLKMLYVQAKELSENEVAVSSQLLSQLDALIPSGPLGQQRRRMEGNEQKKKRMKADPDVPRLSPSLRNHLDHLANLKGEQVAARVTQEDDDKDEWFIVKVIHFDRETREFEVLDEEPGDDEPAGQRKYKLPMSHIIPFPKRNDPSTAQDFPPGKHVLAVYPGTTALYKATVVNTRKRKTDDYVLEFDDDEEDGSLPQRHVPFHKVVTLPEGHRQ; translated from the exons ATGTCCTCGCCGGACGTTGCTGGAATCTTGGATCAGTCAAAGGAGCTTGATCGTTTACGGAAAGATCAGGAGGAGATACTTCTTGAAATCAACAAGATGCATAAAAAGCTACAATCAA CTCCTGAGGTGGTGGAGAAACCGGGTGATAATTCTCTTTCAAGGCTTAAGATGCTTTACGTTCAAGCAAAAGAACTTTCAGAAAATGAAGTAGC TGTTTCCAGTCAGTTGTTAAGTCAGTTAGATGCTCTAATACCTTCCGGGCCTCTTGGACAacaaagaagaaggatgg AAGGTAATgaacagaagaagaaaagaatgaaagctgATCCAGATGTACCCAGGCTTTCTCCGTCTCTTCGTAATCATCTTGATCATCTTGCAAACTTAAAGGGCGAACAA GTTGCTGCTAGGGTCACACAGGAGGATGATGACAAAGACGAGTGGTTCATCGTCAAAGTAATTCACTTTGATAGGGAAACACGAGA ATTTGAAGTTCTTGATGAGGAACCAGGTGATGATGAACCAGCTGGCCAGAG AAAATACAAGCTGCCAATGTCACATATTATACCTTTCCCGAAGCGAAATGATCCATCTACCGCTCAAGATTTCCCACCTGGAAAACACGTATTGGCAGTTTATCCTGGAACCACTGCTCTGTATAAAGCAACTGTCGTGAATACTCGCAAG AGGAAAACTGACGA TTATGTTCTTGAGTTTGATGACGACGAGGAAGACGGATCCTTGCCTCAGAGGCACGTGCCCTTCCACAAGGTAGTTACCCTTCCTGAAGGGCATCGCCAATGA